One Aegilops tauschii subsp. strangulata cultivar AL8/78 chromosome 7, Aet v6.0, whole genome shotgun sequence genomic window carries:
- the LOC141027974 gene encoding uncharacterized protein isoform X1 — protein sequence MSLFTAHVTKMEYGKMRKLTDCIFVGINAIVHVDVIFTRINALVHVDIIDIIFIGTDSSRLLCRAGDAACFELLLLLPTSSPPGGDLDQVGRLSAAVPGAAWEGAAIWTWGCRSEAVPPPASSTSI from the exons ATGAGCTTGTTCACT GCTCATGTTACCAAAATGGAGTACG GGAAGATGAGGAAGCTCACCGACTGCATCTTCGTCGGCATCAATGCCATCGTGCATGTCGATGTCATCTTCACCAGGATCAATGCTCTCGTGCATGTCGATATCATCGATATCATCTTCATCGGGACCGACTCCTCTAG GTTGTTGTGTCGTGCTGGAGATGCTGCCTGCTTCGAGCTATTGCTGTTGCTGCCTACTTCAAGCCCTCCAG GAGGCGATCTGGACCAAGTGGGGAGGCTATCTGCAGCAGTACCTGGAGCTGCATGGGAGGGCGCGGCGATCTGGACCTGGGGCTGCCGATCTGAAGCAGTACCCCCTCCGGCGAGCAGTACCTCGATCTGA
- the LOC141027974 gene encoding uncharacterized protein isoform X2 — translation MSLFTVYDPSMPLLFCCLSTHIVLYVYMLSMLSEAHVTKMEYGKMRKLTDCIFVGINAIVHVDVIFTRINALVHVDIIDIIFIGTDSSRLLCRAGDAACFELLLLLPTSSPPGGDLDQVGRLSAAVPGAAWEGAAIWTWGCRSEAVPPPASSTSI, via the exons ATGAGCTTGTTCACTGTGTATGATCCATCCATGCCCCTTCTGTTTTGCTGTTTGTCAACACACATTGTACTGTATGTTTACATGCTGTCAATGCTCAGCGAG GCTCATGTTACCAAAATGGAGTACG GGAAGATGAGGAAGCTCACCGACTGCATCTTCGTCGGCATCAATGCCATCGTGCATGTCGATGTCATCTTCACCAGGATCAATGCTCTCGTGCATGTCGATATCATCGATATCATCTTCATCGGGACCGACTCCTCTAG GTTGTTGTGTCGTGCTGGAGATGCTGCCTGCTTCGAGCTATTGCTGTTGCTGCCTACTTCAAGCCCTCCAG GAGGCGATCTGGACCAAGTGGGGAGGCTATCTGCAGCAGTACCTGGAGCTGCATGGGAGGGCGCGGCGATCTGGACCTGGGGCTGCCGATCTGAAGCAGTACCCCCTCCGGCGAGCAGTACCTCGATCTGA
- the LOC141027974 gene encoding uncharacterized protein isoform X3 gives MSLFTVYDPSMPLLFCCLSTHIVLYVYMLSMLSEAHVTKMEYGKMRKLTDCIFVGINAIVHVDVIFTRINALVHVDIIDIIFIGTDSSRLLCRAGDAACFELLLLLPTSSPPGTLYCQFHIHLSTISVLYAC, from the exons ATGAGCTTGTTCACTGTGTATGATCCATCCATGCCCCTTCTGTTTTGCTGTTTGTCAACACACATTGTACTGTATGTTTACATGCTGTCAATGCTCAGCGAG GCTCATGTTACCAAAATGGAGTACG GGAAGATGAGGAAGCTCACCGACTGCATCTTCGTCGGCATCAATGCCATCGTGCATGTCGATGTCATCTTCACCAGGATCAATGCTCTCGTGCATGTCGATATCATCGATATCATCTTCATCGGGACCGACTCCTCTAG GTTGTTGTGTCGTGCTGGAGATGCTGCCTGCTTCGAGCTATTGCTGTTGCTGCCTACTTCAAGCCCTCCAGGTACTCTGTACTGCCAATTCCATATTCATCTGAGCACGATTTCAGTCTTGTATGCCTGCTAG
- the LOC109777346 gene encoding ABC transporter C family member 10, with protein MGYLTSSSWVMSLCGSPICSHQDVASCAFKQIFDASTCTNHLAATGIAALLLFALALQLFVKIPKSRASARQLVTLSSPLHSSAVVFSGTLGLVYLGLGLWMLGSGFNQDASAYLPHWWLVTACQGLNLILTSFAFSIRPRFLGAAFVRFWPVLLVLYAAFICSSSVVDIVAEKALTVKSCLDILSLPGAILMLIYGIRHSHDEEGHGRSGNGLYKPLNTEADSEVADSDSQVTPFAKAGFFSRMSFWWLNPLMKMGYEKPLEDKDMPLLGATDRAQNQYLVFMEKLNREKQSPSHATPSFFWTIVSCHKRAILVSGFCALLKVLTLSTGPILLKAFINVSLGKGSFKYEGFVLAAVMFVCKFCESLSQRQWYFRTRRLGLQVRSFLSAAIYKKQQKLSNAAKMKHSSGEIMNYVTVDAYRIGEFPYWFHQTWTTSVQLCIALAILYNAVGAAMLSSLVVIIITVLCNAPLAKLQHKYQSKLMEAQDVRLKAMTESLVHMKVLKLYAWEAHFKKVIEGLREVEYKWLTAFQLRRAYNSFLFWSSPVLVSAATFLTCYLLKIPLDASNVFTFVATLRLVQDPIRQIPDVIGVVIQAKVAFTRISKFLDAPELNGQARKKYYVGIDYPIAMNSCSFSWDENPSKPTLKNINLAVKAGEKVAICGEVGSGKSTLLAAVLGEVPKTEGTIQVCGKIAYISQNAWIQTGTVQDNILFGSPMDRERYHNTLARCSLVKDLEMLPYGDCTQIGERGVNLSGGQKQRVQLARALYQNADIYLLDDPFSAVDAHTATSLFNEYVMSALSDKTVLLVTHQVDFLPVFDSILLMSDGEVIRSAPYQDLLADCEEFKDLVNAHKDTIGVSDVSNNITTRRSKEVSVKETDGIHTESVKPSPADQLIKKEERETGDAGVKPYMLYLCQNKGLLYFSLCIISHIIFVAGQISQNSWMAANVQNPHVSTLKLISVYIIIGVCTMFFLLSRSLAVVILGIQTSRSLFSQLLNSLFRAPMSFFDSTPLGRVLSRVSSDLSIVDLDVPFAFVFSLGASLNAYSNLGVLAVVTWQVLFVSVPMIVLAIRLQRYYLASAKELMRINGTTKSALANHLGESIAGAITIRAFEEEDRFFAKFFDLVDKNASPYFYNFASTEWLIQRLEIMSAAVLSFSAFVMALLPQGTFSPGFVGMALSYGLSLNMSFVFSIQNQCNLANQIISVERVNQYMDIQSEAAEVVEENRPSPDWPQDGNVELRDLKIRYRKDAPLVLHGITCRFEAGNKIGIVGRTGSGKTTLIGALFRLVEPADGKIIIDSVDISTIGLHDLRSRLGIIPQDPTLFQGTVRYNLDPLGQFSDQQIWEVLDKCQLLEAVQEKDQGLDSHVVEDGSNWSMGQRQLFCLGRALLRRCRILVLDEATASIDNATDAVLQKTIRTEFKYCTVITVAHRIPTVMDCDMVLAMSDGRIVEYDKPTKLMETEGSLFRKLVNEYWSYTSNGNI; from the exons ATGGGCTACCTCACAA GTTCTTCTTGGGTGATGAGCTTGTGTGGGAGCCCGATATGCTCCCACCAAGACGTGGCCTCATGTGCGTTCAAGCAAATATTCGACGCCTCCACCTGCACGAACCATCTAGCGGCGACCGGCATCGCGGCGCTGCTCCTGTTCGCGCTCGCGCTCCAGCTGTTTGTGAAAATTCCCAAGAGCAGAGCGTCGGCGCGGCAGCTCGTCACGCTCAGCTCACCGCTGCACTCGTCTGCTGTGGTGTTCAGTGGCACCCTGGGTTTGGTTTATCTTGGGCTTGGACTGTGGATGCTGGGGAGTGGCTTCAATCAGGATGCTTCTGCTTACCTTCCACATTGGTGGCTTGTGACAGCATGTCAGGGACTGAACTTGATCCTCACCAGCTTCGCTTTCAGCATCAGGCCTCGGTTTCTTGGAGCGGCATTCGTTCGATTTTGGCCGGTCTTGCTGGTCCTCTACGCGGCATTCATCTGTTCTTCTTCTGTCGTTGATATTGTTGCAGAGAAGGCGCTGACTGTTAAGTCCTGTTTAGATATTTTGTCCCTACCAGGTGCAATTCTCATGCTTATTTACGGCATTCGGCACAGCCATGACGAAGAGGGTCATGGAAGAAGTGGCAATGGTTTATACAAGCCCCTGAACACGGAGGCAGACAGTGAGGTAGCTGATTCTGACAGTCAGGTAACCCCCTTTGCTAAAGCTGGTTTTTTCAGCAGGATGTCGTTTTGGTGGCTGAATCCTCTGATGAAGATGGGCTATGAGAAGCCCCTTGAGGACAAAGACATGCCGCTTTTAGGCGCCACAGATCGAGCACAGAACCAGTACTTGGTGTTCATGGAGAAGCTGAACCGCGAAAAGCAGTCGCCATCGCACGCCACACCATCATTCTTCTGGactattgtttcttgtcataagCGTGCCATCTTGGTCTCGGGTTTCTGTGCTTTGCTAAAAGTTCTCACCTTATCTACTGGCCCAATACTTCTCAAGGCATTCATCAATGTATCACTTGGGAAAGGGTCCTTTAAATACGAAGGCTTTGTGCTTGCTGCAGTAATGTTCGTCTGCAAATTCTGTGAATCGTTGTCACAGAGGCAGTGGTATTTCCGCACTCGGAGATTAGGATTGCAGGTGAGGTCATTTCTGTCAGCAGCTATTTATAAGAAACAGCAGAAGCTATCAAATGCAGCAAAAATGAAGCACTCTTCTGGAGAAATTATGAACTATGTGACTGTCGATGCCTACCGGATTGGGGAATTCCCATACTGGTTCCATCAAACATGGACAACAAGTGTTCAACTTTGCATTGCTCTGGCGATTCTATACAATGCGGTCGGCGCTGCAATGCTTTCATCATTAGTTGTAATCATCATCACAGTGCTTTGCAACGCGCCATTGGCCAAACTGCAACACAAATACCAGAGTAAGCTTATGGAAGCACAAGATGTGAGATTGAAGGCCATGACCGAGTCACTAGTTCATATGAAGGTCTTGAAACTTTATGCATGGGAAGCTCACTTCAAGAAGGTCATTGAGGGGTTGAGAGAGGTTGAGTACAAGTGGTTGACAGCATTTCAGCTTAGGAGGGCATACAACAGTTTCCTGTTCTGGTCATCACCTGTTCTGGTTTCGGCAGCGACCTTTCTAACATGCTATCTTCTGAAAATTCCTCTTGATGCTAGCAATGTATTCACCTTCGTGGCAACTCTACGTCTCGTGCAAGACCCAATCAGGCAAATACCAGATGTTATTGGCGTCGTGATACAAGCTAAGGTCGCGTTCACTCGGATATCGAAGTTTCTTGATGCTCCTGAGCTAAACGGGCAAGCTAGAAAGAAATACTATGTTGGCATTGATTACCCTATAGCGATGAATTCGTGCAGTTTCTCATGGGATGAGAATCCATCAAAACCAACTCTGAAGAACATAAATCTGGCAGTCAAAGCAGGAGAAAAGGTTGCCATTTGTGGAGAGGTAGGATCAGGGAAGTCCACGCTTTTGGCTGCTGTGCTTGGAGAGGTCCCCAAGACTGAAGGCACG ATCCAAGTCTGTGGGAAAATAGCATATATTTCTCAGAATGCATGGATCCAAACAGGAACCGTGCAAGACAATATTCTCTTCGGATCGCCAATGGACAgggaaagatatcacaacacactCGCGAGGTGCTCGTTGGTCAAGGACCTTGAAATGTTGCCATATGGAGATTGTACTCAAATTGGGGAGAGAGGAGTAAACCTTAGTGGGGGTCAGAAGCAGCGCGTCCAGCTTGCTCGTGCACTATACCAAAATGCAGACATCTATCTTCTTGATGATCCTTTCAGTGCTGTCGATGCCCATACAGCCACAAGTCTATTCAAT GAATATGTCATGAGCGCTCTATCGGACAAGACTGTTCTCTTGGTGACGCACCAAGTGGATTTTCTACCCGTATTTGACTCCATTTTG TTAATGTCAGATGGAGAGGTCATTAGGTCTGCACCTTATCAAGATCTATTGGCAGATTGTGAAGAATTTAAAGACCTTGTAAATGCCCATAAAGATACAATTGGTGTTTCCGATGTTAGTAACAATATAACAACTCGAAGATCTAAGGAAGTATCAGTAAAGGAGACAGATGGTATTCATACAGAATCTGTGAAGCCATCACCGGCAGATCAACTGATCAAGAAAGAGGAAAGAGAAACAGGGGACGCAGGTGTTAAGCCTTATATGCTTTACCTGTGCCAGAACAAAGGCCTCCTGTATTTCTCTCTTTGTATTATTTCTCACATAATTTTCGTAGCTGGGCAAATATCACAGAATTCATGGATGGCTGCTAATGTCCAAAATCCTCATGTTAGTACACTGAAGTTAATTTCTGTGTACATTATTATCGGAGTTTGCACAATGTTCTTCTTGCTATCAAGATCTTTGGCAGTCGTTATTCTTGGGATCCAGACATCACGATCCTTATTTTCCCAGCTACTCAATTCATTATTCCGTGCACCAATGTCCTTTTTTGATTCTACTCCGCTAGGAAGGGTTCTTAGCCGG GTTTCTTCAGATTTGAGTATCGTTGACCTTGATGTTCCATTTGCCTTCGTATTTAGCCTTGGTGCCAGCTTAAACGCATATAGCAATCTAGGGGTACTGGCTGTTGTTACATGGCAAGTTCTGTTTGTATCCGTTCCAATGATAGTTTTGGCAATTAGGCTGCAG AGGTACTATCTAGCCTCGGCCAAGGAACTGATGCGGATCAATGGTACCACCAAGTCTGCTCTAGCGAATCACTTAGGTGAATCGATTGCAGGGGCTATAACCATAAGGGCCTTTGAGGAAGAAGATCGTTTCTTTGCTAAATTTTTTGACCTTGTTGACAAGAATGCCAGCCCATATTTCTATAATTTTGCATCAACTGAATGGTTGATTCAACGTCTGGAGATAATGAGCGCCGcagttctttctttttctgccttTGTCATGGCCCTTCTTCCTCAAGGAACTTTTAGCCCTG GTTTTGTGGGAATGGCATTGTCCTATGGTCTTTCCCTAAATATGTCATTTGTTTTCTCTATTCAAAACCAATGCAACCTGGCGAATCAAATAATCTCGGTGGAACGGGTGAACCAGTACATGGACATACAAAGTGAAGCCGCAGAAGTTGTTGAGGAAAATCGACCATCACCAGATTGGCCTCAAGATGGTAATGTGGAGCTTAGAGATTTGAAG atcaggtatAGGAAAGATGCTCCCCTTGTACTACATGGAATCACTTGCAGGTTTGAAGCTGGAAATAAGATTGGTATAGTTGGTCGAACGGGAAGTGGCAAGACAACATTAATTGGTGCATTGTTTCGTCTTGTTGAACCCGCCGATGGGAAAATAATTATAGACTCTGTGGACATCAGTACAATAGGCTTGCATGACCTGCGTTCGCGTTTGGGTATCATTCCACAAGATCCAACACTTTTTCAGGGTACAGTAAGATACAATCTAGATCCTCTTGGGCAATTCTCAGATCAACAAATATGGGAG GTTCTTGACAAATGTCAACTTCTTGAAGCTGTCCAGGAGAAGGACCAAGGACTGGATTCACATG TTGTGGAAGACGGGTCGAACTGGAGTATGGGTCAAAGGCAGCTCTTTTGTCTGGGACGCGCACTTTTGAGAAGATGCCGCATCTTAGTTCTGGATGAAGCGACAGCCTCTATTGACAATGCAACAGATGCTGTCCTTCAGAAAACGATCCGGACAGAATTCAAATATTGCACCGTCATTACAGTTGCACACCGTATACCAACAGTTATGGACTGCGATATGGTACTTGCAATGAGCGATG GGAGAATAGTGGAGTATGACAAACCTACAAAGCTCATGGAAACGGAAGGATCTCTCTTCCGCAAACTGGTCAACGAGTACTGGTCATACACATCGAACGGAAATATTTAG